In Chloroflexota bacterium, one DNA window encodes the following:
- a CDS encoding pyridoxamine 5'-phosphate oxidase family protein, with the protein MQEELTKSIINYLDTHRHCTLATIREDNSPQASTVSYVNDGLKIYFMTDPSSQKAKNIAFCPKVALAISEDFLDWDEIKAVQLAGTVEWLEAGPELSRAQNMFARKFPQVKKYLDSWSVTIEQIPFLRVSPTIINYLDYSKGFNHWDTLEL; encoded by the coding sequence ATGCAAGAGGAGCTCACCAAATCTATAATCAACTACCTAGACACCCACCGCCACTGCACCCTGGCTACCATCAGGGAAGACAACAGTCCGCAGGCCAGCACTGTCTCCTACGTCAACGACGGTCTGAAGATCTACTTCATGACCGACCCTTCGAGCCAGAAGGCAAAGAACATTGCGTTCTGCCCCAAGGTAGCCCTAGCCATCTCCGAGGACTTCCTGGACTGGGACGAGATTAAAGCGGTGCAGTTGGCTGGCACGGTGGAGTGGCTTGAAGCTGGCCCAGAGCTTTCCCGGGCACAGAATATGTTCGCTCGCAAGTTTCCACAGGTGAAGAAATATTTAGACTCATGGAGCGTAACGATCGAGCAAATACCCTTCCTCAGGGTTAGCCCTACCATCATCAACTACCTGGACTACTCCAAGGGCTTCAATCACTGGGACACCCTCGAGCTGTGA
- a CDS encoding Zn-dependent alcohol dehydrogenase — MQTRAAVLYEANTPLRVEEVILDDPGYQEVLVKMVGTGVCHSDLGIMKGENPSPFPIVLGHEGAGIVEKVGPGVTLVQPGDHVVLPAIFNCGKCRYCIEGQPALCSEVLPALVSGRLPGGGKHLHKEGEEINIFYTSAFAEYVVVHERTAVKVRDDAPLDVVCLLSCAVSTGVGSVINRARIRAGESIIIYGCGGVGLSAVMGAKLAGAGKLIAVDILDRKLEIATELGADYVINASNEYPQQRIMEITGGGADYAIETTGNVEVMAQAFASIHDAGTCVLVGVAPLGTMLSTPPYQFLFGKTLIGSMLGNVRTKIDVPRYVDLYMEGKLPIDKLISRYYILDDINDACAALERGEVIRSVIRF, encoded by the coding sequence ATGCAGACGAGAGCAGCAGTACTGTATGAGGCCAACACACCGCTGAGGGTGGAAGAGGTGATACTGGACGATCCAGGGTACCAGGAAGTACTGGTCAAGATGGTAGGCACGGGAGTATGTCACAGCGATCTGGGCATCATGAAAGGAGAGAATCCCAGCCCTTTTCCCATCGTACTGGGGCATGAGGGTGCTGGCATTGTGGAGAAAGTCGGGCCTGGTGTCACCCTTGTCCAACCCGGCGACCACGTGGTGCTGCCAGCCATTTTCAACTGCGGGAAATGCCGCTATTGTATCGAAGGTCAACCGGCGCTGTGCTCGGAGGTGTTGCCAGCGTTAGTGTCAGGTAGACTGCCAGGAGGAGGGAAGCATTTGCACAAAGAGGGGGAGGAGATCAACATATTTTACACCAGCGCCTTTGCCGAGTATGTCGTGGTACATGAGCGCACAGCGGTGAAGGTACGGGATGATGCCCCTCTGGACGTAGTCTGCCTCCTCAGTTGCGCTGTCAGCACCGGGGTGGGCAGCGTGATAAACAGAGCCAGGATCCGGGCCGGCGAAAGCATAATCATTTATGGTTGTGGGGGCGTCGGGCTGAGCGCAGTGATGGGGGCTAAGCTGGCCGGAGCTGGCAAGCTCATCGCTGTTGACATATTGGATCGAAAGCTGGAAATAGCCACGGAGCTTGGCGCTGATTACGTCATCAACGCCTCGAATGAGTACCCGCAACAGCGCATAATGGAGATAACCGGAGGGGGAGCCGATTACGCCATCGAAACTACCGGAAACGTGGAGGTGATGGCCCAGGCCTTCGCTTCCATCCACGATGCCGGCACATGCGTCCTGGTTGGAGTCGCTCCTCTCGGCACCATGCTCAGCACCCCGCCATACCAGTTTTTGTTTGGCAAGACATTGATCGGTAGCATGCTGGGCAACGTAAGAACCAAAATCGACGTGCCCCGATATGTCGATCTATATATGGAGGGCAAACTCCCCATCGACAAGCTGATAAGCCGCTACTACATCCTGGACGATATTAACGATGCATGTGCCGCTCTTGAGCGAGGAGAGGTGATACGCAGCGTGATTCGCTTCTAG
- a CDS encoding Zn-ribbon domain-containing OB-fold protein — translation MVHTRKLDDLDVFVYEGFIRIPNTYSAGAVGSRFLIEIRDNKKFLGTRCPTCNHVYVPARSICKYCFGQLSEWVEVSDKGTLLTYTVDCQSNAMQPVEPPIIYGIVQLDGADTGLLHLLGEVDLEQLKVGMRLQAVFKEKRAGSILDIKYFKPVRR, via the coding sequence ATGGTTCATACACGGAAGCTGGATGATTTGGACGTCTTCGTCTACGAGGGGTTCATACGTATCCCCAACACCTATTCTGCAGGTGCCGTTGGTAGCCGTTTCCTCATTGAGATAAGGGACAATAAGAAATTCCTGGGTACGAGGTGCCCCACCTGTAACCATGTTTATGTGCCGGCCAGGTCCATCTGCAAGTATTGCTTTGGCCAGCTTAGTGAGTGGGTTGAGGTGAGTGACAAGGGGACTTTGCTAACCTATACCGTTGACTGCCAGTCGAATGCTATGCAGCCGGTGGAACCTCCCATCATATATGGCATAGTTCAACTGGATGGGGCTGACACCGGCCTGCTCCACCTGCTGGGCGAGGTGGATCTTGAGCAGTTGAAGGTTGGGATGCGGCTCCAGGCCGTCTTCAAGGAGAAGCGGGCCGGCAGCATCCTGGATATCAAGTACTTCAAACCCGTGAGGAGGTGA